The following proteins are co-located in the Candida dubliniensis CD36 chromosome 3, complete sequence genome:
- a CDS encoding cytoplasmic protein required for sporulation, putative (Similar to S. cerevisiae RMD1;~In S. cerevisiae: required for meiotic nuclear division): MTNNDTDKTPLLSSEIPENPIVLPPQQPSSSQSSGKSSSITPTPSLVSLKQPTISPSSLSNTTKTNSKLVKSNKIGLQRTSRTSQKLKLLPEDPDLDTINTTLGGKVGDNDDDDDDDDDDDNENAPPTRVYSQVKKITDTSARKDAETLNKSHRDLLPRVTAYCTCGSYRMKELLRWLKDKKKIHNTSPKLFDECLYTPFTYKDWRGTTNNNSDNNNNSTIIDDANANAAAAAARKLIRLADEGGEIDIGKKNDIFIFEYGVVIMWGYTRKEESAFLEDLARFESEKLSEEDIQIEEFNYYITKSYQPRIYNDFITLRDDDNYMLKLSISHGLAQSVKISLFEELVDNTIEDTQEIPQQIAHTGKVEMTRDEIMKSIGELFILRININLHGSVLDSPELMWAEPHLEPIYQAMRGYLEINQRVELLNQRLEVISDLLSMLKEQLGHSHEENLEFIVVVLVGVEVLVSVINIIIDIMAF; encoded by the coding sequence ATGACAAACAATGATACTGATAAAACACCACTACTAAGTTCAGAGATTCCTGAGAATCCCATTGTATTACCTCCACAACAACCACTGTCGTCACAGCTGCTGGGcaaatcatcatctatTACCCCTACACCATCATTAGTTTCACTaaaacaaccaacaatatctccttcatcattatctaaTACCACGAAAACAAATTCTAAATTagttaaatcaaataaaattggATTACAAAGAACTAGTAGAACATCTCAAAAACTCAAATTATTACCTGAAGATCCTGACCTAGATACTATCAACACAACATTAGGTGGGAAAGTTGGTGAcaacgatgatgatgatgatgatgatgatgatgacgacaACGAGAATGCTCCACCAACAAGAGTATATTCCCAAGTGAAGAAAATTACTGATACATCAGCACGTAAAGATGCTGAAACATTAAATAAACTGCATCGTGATTTATTACCTAGAGTCACAGCTTATTGTACTTGTGGATCATATAGaatgaaagaattattacGATGGTTAAaagataagaaaaaaatccaTAATACTAGTcctaaattatttgatgaatgTTTATATACCCCATTTACATATAAAGATTGGCGAGGAACCACCAATAACAATTCggataacaataacaatagtactattattgatgatgctAATGCTaatgctgctgctgctgctgctcGTAAACTTATAAGACTTGCAGATGAAGGAGGAGAAATAGATATTGGTAAGAAAAAtgatatatttatatttgaatatGGAGTAGTAATAATGTGGGGGTATACTAGGAAAGAAGAATCGGCATTTTTAGAAGATTTAGCAAGATTTGaaagtgaaaaattatctgaagaagatattcaaattgaagaatttaattattatattacTAAATCATATCAACCAAGAAtttataatgattttattacattaagagatgatgataattataTGTTAAAATTATCTATTTCTCATGGATTAGCTCAATCAGtgaaaatttctttatttgaagaattagtTGATAATACAATTGAAGATACTCAAGAAATTCCTCAACAAATTGCTCATACGGGGAAAGTTGAAATGACTAGAGAtgaaataatgaaatcTATTGgagaattatttatattaagaataaatattaatttacaTGGATCAGTATTGGATTCACCAGAATTAATGTGGGCTGAACCTCATTTAGAACCAATTTATCAAGCTATGAGAGGATATTTAGAAATTAATCAACGAgtagaattattaaatcaaagaTTAGAAGTTATATCTGATTTATTACTGATGTTGAAAGAACAATTGGGTCATTCTCATGAAGAAAATTTGgaatttattgttgttgttctcgTTGGTGTTGAAGTATTGGTTAGtgttattaatattattattgatattatgGCATTTTAA